A window of Chitinophaga sp. MM2321 contains these coding sequences:
- the gdhA gene encoding NADP-specific glutamate dehydrogenase produces the protein MDLSINEFMSKIEIRNAHEPEFLQAVYEVAESVVPFSEKNSKYKVNKILERMTEPERVIIFRVPWLNDQGGVEINRGFRVQMNSAIGPYKGGLRFHPSVTLSVLKFLAFEQVLKNSLTGLPMGGGKGGSDFDPKGKSDAEVMKFCQSFMTELYRHVGADIDVPAGDIGVGAREIGFLFGQYKRIKGEFTGVLTGKGHEWGGSLIRPEATGYGVVYFVLEMLKARGDVLKGKTVVVSGSGNVAQYTVEKCIEVGAKVLTLSDSEGFIYDPEGIDTDKLRFVMELKNTQRGRIKEYADKFGCQFFPGQKPWRIKCDIAFPNATQNELDEADARTLVGNGCICVAEGANMPSTPEAILVFEQAKILYAPGKAANAGGVAVSGLEMSQNSLRYSWGREKIDDKLKLIIRQIHESCVKYGKEDHGYVNYGKGANIAGFVKVADAMIAQGVV, from the coding sequence ATGGATTTATCGATTAATGAGTTTATGAGTAAAATAGAGATCCGGAATGCTCATGAACCCGAATTTTTACAGGCAGTATATGAAGTAGCCGAGTCAGTGGTCCCTTTTAGCGAAAAAAATTCAAAATATAAGGTCAACAAGATTTTAGAGCGGATGACTGAACCCGAACGGGTAATCATTTTCAGGGTTCCCTGGTTAAATGACCAGGGTGGAGTTGAAATCAACCGTGGCTTTAGGGTACAGATGAACAGTGCGATTGGTCCTTATAAAGGGGGGTTGCGCTTCCATCCTTCCGTAACCTTGAGCGTCCTTAAATTTCTTGCTTTTGAACAGGTACTCAAAAACAGCCTTACCGGTCTGCCTATGGGCGGGGGTAAAGGCGGTTCAGACTTTGATCCTAAGGGAAAATCTGATGCAGAAGTGATGAAATTCTGCCAAAGCTTTATGACCGAGCTGTATCGCCATGTAGGTGCGGATATTGACGTACCGGCAGGTGATATTGGTGTAGGCGCCAGGGAGATCGGATTCTTATTTGGCCAGTACAAAAGGATAAAGGGCGAGTTTACGGGTGTTTTAACAGGTAAAGGTCATGAATGGGGCGGTAGTTTGATCCGTCCGGAGGCAACTGGTTATGGTGTAGTCTATTTTGTGCTGGAAATGCTGAAAGCGCGTGGAGATGTACTTAAAGGAAAAACTGTTGTGGTTTCCGGCTCAGGAAACGTAGCACAGTATACCGTTGAAAAATGTATAGAGGTAGGTGCTAAAGTGCTTACACTTTCAGATTCTGAAGGTTTTATCTATGATCCTGAGGGAATTGATACAGATAAACTGCGCTTTGTCATGGAACTTAAAAATACACAGCGTGGAAGAATTAAGGAATATGCGGACAAGTTTGGCTGCCAGTTTTTTCCCGGTCAGAAACCATGGCGTATAAAATGTGACATTGCTTTCCCTAATGCTACCCAAAACGAACTGGATGAAGCCGATGCCAGGACACTGGTGGGAAATGGATGCATCTGTGTTGCTGAAGGTGCCAACATGCCTTCCACACCTGAAGCCATCCTTGTGTTCGAGCAGGCAAAAATTCTTTATGCACCAGGCAAAGCAGCCAACGCAGGTGGTGTTGCAGTTTCTGGTCTGGAGATGTCCCAAAACTCACTCCGTTATTCATGGGGCAGGGAAAAGATCGATGACAAACTGAAACTGATTATCCGGCAGATCCATGAATCCTGTGTGAAATACGGTAAAGAAGATCACGGTTATGTAAATTATGGAAAAGGTGCCAACATCGCAGGTTTTGTAAAAGTTGCAGATGCCATGATCGCCCAGGGTGTCGTATAA
- a CDS encoding GNAT family N-acetyltransferase has protein sequence MTKSNITLTETEKDDLNAFFQFQLDKEANYLAAFTPKDPNDKTAYIEKYTKHLADPTINMRTIKVNDVIAGSIAKFVMENEAEITYWIDRKFWGQGIATTALDEFLKIEQIRPIYGRVAFDNYGSQKVLEKCGFVKIGKEKGFANARQAEIEEFIYKLQG, from the coding sequence ATGACAAAGAGCAATATCACATTGACTGAAACAGAAAAAGATGATTTAAACGCATTTTTTCAATTTCAGCTTGACAAAGAAGCCAATTATTTAGCAGCGTTCACACCTAAAGACCCAAACGACAAAACTGCTTACATTGAAAAGTATACAAAGCATTTAGCTGATCCGACCATAAATATGCGGACAATAAAAGTAAATGATGTAATCGCAGGTAGCATAGCAAAATTTGTTATGGAAAACGAAGCAGAGATTACGTATTGGATCGACAGAAAATTTTGGGGACAGGGAATTGCCACAACTGCACTCGATGAATTTTTAAAAATTGAACAAATCAGGCCAATTTATGGACGTGTTGCATTTGACAATTATGGCTCACAAAAAGTTTTAGAAAAATGTGGGTTTGTAAAAATCGGAAAGGAAAAAGGATTTGCTAATGCCCGACAAGCAGAAATTGAAGAATTTATTTATAAACTTCAGGGCTAA
- a CDS encoding DoxX family protein encodes MEKKAIKLFLRFAISIGFLSAVADRFGMLNKEISVWGNWDNFLDYTRLIIPWIPNSLIPIMGATATAAEIVFAIFLIIGFKTELFAKLSGFLLLIFALSMTFSTGIKGAFDYS; translated from the coding sequence ATGGAGAAAAAGGCAATAAAGTTGTTTTTGAGATTTGCTATTTCAATCGGATTTTTATCAGCAGTTGCGGATAGATTCGGAATGTTGAACAAAGAAATTTCTGTTTGGGGGAATTGGGATAATTTTTTGGACTATACCCGGTTAATAATTCCTTGGATTCCAAATTCATTAATACCAATAATGGGTGCTACAGCAACTGCTGCTGAAATTGTTTTTGCGATTTTCCTTATAATCGGATTTAAAACAGAACTGTTTGCGAAATTGAGTGGATTTCTATTGTTAATATTTGCGCTATCAATGACTTTTTCGACAGGAATAAAGGGCGCTTTTGATTATTCTTAG